In Candidatus Methylomirabilota bacterium, the following proteins share a genomic window:
- a CDS encoding biotin/lipoyl-containing protein — protein MKFVATAGDRAQTVEISGGRGQYRVTIGEQVWEVDARRTSPGIYSLLVGGVSYVADVTEQEDVAIVEVAGEIYAVKVEEATRHVIRTRGGVAAAPGPRTLVAPLPGRITHVAVTPGDRVRAGDTLLVIEAMKMENEFKAAAAGTISEVRVQAGQPVNAGDVLLVIA, from the coding sequence ATGAAGTTCGTCGCGACCGCCGGCGACCGCGCCCAGACCGTCGAGATCAGCGGCGGCCGCGGGCAGTATCGGGTCACCATCGGCGAGCAGGTGTGGGAGGTGGATGCACGCCGGACCTCTCCGGGGATCTACTCGCTGCTCGTCGGCGGCGTGTCGTACGTCGCCGACGTCACCGAGCAGGAGGATGTCGCGATCGTCGAGGTCGCCGGTGAGATCTACGCGGTGAAGGTCGAGGAGGCCACGCGCCACGTCATCCGCACCCGGGGCGGCGTCGCGGCCGCCCCCGGGCCCCGGACGCTCGTCGCGCCGCTGCCGGGTCGGATCACGCACGTCGCCGTGACGCCGGGGGACCGGGTGCGGGCGGGGGACACGCTGCTGGTCATCGAGGCCATGAAGATGGAGAACGAGTTCAAGGCGGCCGCCGCCGGCACCATCAGCGAAGTCCGGGTCCAGGCCGGTCAGCCCGTGAATGCCGGAGATGTGTTATTGGTAATCGCCTGA
- a CDS encoding benzoate-CoA ligase family protein, with amino-acid sequence MIPTARRPERFNAAAFFVDRHLAEGRGARTVFRHAGCAVTYAELARSANRAGSALASLGVEIENRVLLVLNDSPAFAAAFWGAVKTGAVAVPVNPLMTDEEYAFILADSRAKVVMAEADVATRLTALRSRCPWLRAVVAVGRRVADALFLDDLVAGAPSTLPAAPTFGEDMMYWGYTSGSTGLPKAAVHSHQDFVAAADLVGAGVFGLGPDDLVFSASKMYFAFGLGNTLYFPARVGAAAVLVEQRLDAERAFEVITAERPTVFFAVATLYARMLHVKEAERRYDLRSLRLCVSSGEALPPAVFDGWKARFGHDLVDVVGSTEALHDFIANRPGAVRRGSAGQIVPGFEARLVDDAGQPVPTGAVGHLLIKGPTTSPYYWNRLERTRATMLGQWLRTGDMFWQDADGYFYFAGRSDDMLRVAGLWVAPAEIEAALVEHSAVIEAGVVGRLDADGLTKPQAFVVLNDGQTPSAELAAELVAFVRSRLAGYKSPHSIEFVPELPKTATGKIQRFRLRAP; translated from the coding sequence GTGATTCCGACCGCGCGCCGGCCTGAGCGCTTCAACGCCGCGGCCTTCTTCGTGGACCGGCACCTGGCCGAGGGACGCGGCGCTCGCACGGTCTTCCGCCACGCGGGATGCGCCGTGACCTACGCGGAGCTGGCCCGAAGCGCCAACCGCGCCGGCAGCGCGCTGGCAAGCCTCGGCGTCGAGATCGAGAATCGCGTGCTGCTCGTCCTCAACGACTCGCCGGCGTTCGCCGCCGCCTTCTGGGGCGCCGTCAAGACCGGGGCCGTGGCCGTCCCCGTCAACCCCCTGATGACCGACGAGGAGTACGCGTTCATCCTGGCCGACAGCCGCGCCAAGGTCGTCATGGCCGAGGCCGACGTGGCGACGCGGCTGACGGCCCTGCGCTCCCGATGCCCCTGGCTCCGGGCCGTCGTGGCCGTGGGCCGCCGGGTCGCCGACGCGCTCTTCCTGGACGACCTCGTGGCCGGCGCCCCTTCCACGCTGCCGGCCGCGCCGACGTTCGGAGAAGACATGATGTACTGGGGCTACACCTCGGGGTCCACGGGTCTGCCCAAGGCCGCCGTCCACTCCCACCAGGACTTCGTGGCGGCCGCCGACCTGGTCGGGGCGGGCGTCTTCGGCCTCGGCCCCGACGACCTCGTCTTCTCGGCGTCGAAGATGTACTTCGCCTTCGGTCTGGGCAACACGCTCTACTTCCCGGCGCGGGTCGGCGCGGCCGCGGTGCTGGTGGAGCAGCGGCTCGATGCCGAGCGCGCGTTCGAGGTGATCACCGCCGAGCGGCCGACCGTCTTCTTCGCGGTGGCGACGCTCTACGCCCGGATGCTCCACGTGAAGGAGGCGGAGCGGCGCTACGATCTCCGGTCGCTCCGGCTCTGCGTCTCCTCCGGCGAGGCGCTGCCGCCCGCGGTGTTCGATGGCTGGAAGGCGCGGTTCGGCCACGACTTGGTGGACGTCGTCGGATCGACCGAGGCGCTGCACGACTTCATCGCCAATCGTCCCGGCGCCGTGCGCCGGGGCTCGGCCGGCCAAATCGTTCCCGGCTTCGAGGCAAGGCTGGTCGACGATGCGGGCCAGCCCGTCCCCACAGGCGCGGTTGGGCACCTGCTCATCAAGGGCCCGACGACGTCGCCGTACTACTGGAACCGGCTCGAGCGGACGCGCGCCACGATGCTCGGCCAGTGGCTCCGTACGGGCGACATGTTTTGGCAGGACGCCGACGGCTACTTCTACTTCGCCGGCCGCTCGGACGACATGCTCAGGGTCGCCGGCCTGTGGGTCGCCCCCGCCGAGATCGAGGCCGCGCTGGTCGAGCATTCCGCCGTCATCGAGGCGGGCGTCGTCGGGCGCCTGGACGCCGACGGGCTCACGAAGCCTCAGGCCTTCGTGGTGCTGAATGACGGCCAGACCCCCTCCGCCGAGCTCGCTGCCGAGCTGGTGGCGTTCGTCAGGTCTCGACTGGCGGGTTACAAGAGCCCCCACTCGATCGAGTTCGTCCCCGAACTGCCCAAGACGGCCACCGGCAAGATCCAGCGCTTCCGTCTGAGGGCGCCGTGA
- a CDS encoding ABC transporter substrate-binding protein: MRWILAVLSMAVLLAGSAAGASERVKVGVLKLTSSAPIFIGVEKGFFKEYGVDPELVFFQAAAPIATALAAGQAEVGATGLTAALYNIVLGGEKLWIVADKGREWPGYPLTAIVVQKELWETGLRTVRDLKGKRIGVTQLGSTFHYHIGNILEKEGLTLEDVKIVPLQALPSVMEALKGRQVEAILIPQPFPGTAEAQGFGKILAWAGDLFPWQIATVFYSRKFAAERARAVNFMKGYVKASRYYHDAVLVQKDGRVQAGPHYDEVVAVTAKYIGAKPEIIRLGFPFQDRNGRLLVPDIERQMAWWVRHGFVKSTIPLKDIVDTSFVEAAVNAVRE; encoded by the coding sequence ATGCGCTGGATCCTGGCAGTCCTGTCCATGGCCGTGCTGCTGGCCGGCTCAGCGGCCGGCGCCTCGGAGCGGGTCAAGGTCGGAGTCCTGAAGCTGACCTCCTCGGCGCCGATCTTCATCGGCGTGGAGAAGGGCTTCTTCAAGGAGTACGGGGTCGATCCAGAGCTGGTGTTCTTCCAGGCCGCGGCGCCGATCGCCACGGCGCTGGCCGCCGGCCAGGCGGAGGTGGGGGCCACCGGGCTGACGGCCGCCCTCTACAACATCGTGCTGGGGGGGGAGAAGCTCTGGATCGTCGCCGACAAGGGGCGGGAGTGGCCAGGCTACCCGCTCACGGCGATCGTCGTCCAGAAGGAGCTGTGGGAGACCGGGCTGCGCACGGTCCGCGACCTCAAGGGCAAGCGCATCGGCGTCACCCAGCTTGGATCCACGTTCCACTACCACATCGGCAACATCCTCGAGAAGGAGGGCCTCACCCTCGAGGACGTCAAGATCGTCCCGCTGCAGGCCTTGCCGTCCGTGATGGAGGCGCTGAAGGGCCGGCAGGTGGAGGCGATCCTCATCCCGCAGCCGTTCCCGGGGACGGCGGAGGCGCAGGGCTTCGGCAAGATCCTGGCGTGGGCCGGCGACCTGTTCCCCTGGCAGATCGCCACGGTCTTCTACTCCAGGAAGTTCGCCGCCGAGCGCGCCCGCGCCGTCAACTTCATGAAGGGCTACGTCAAGGCCTCGCGCTACTACCACGACGCGGTCCTGGTCCAGAAGGACGGGCGCGTCCAGGCCGGCCCCCACTACGACGAGGTCGTGGCCGTCACCGCCAAGTACATCGGGGCCAAGCCCGAGATCATCCGGCTGGGCTTTCCCTTTCAGGACCGCAACGGCCGGCTCCTCGTGCCCGACATCGAACGGCAGATGGCGTGGTGGGTCCGGCACGGGTTCGTGAAGTCGACCATTCCCCTCAAGGACATCGTCGACACGTCGTTCGTCGAAGCGGCCGTGAACGCGGTGCGCGAGTGA
- a CDS encoding ABC transporter ATP-binding protein, giving the protein MRVLLEGLSKTYADRHGHPVEALREVSAAVESEEFVTIVGPSGCGKSTLLQIVAGLLAPSGGRVYFEGAATAGRLITAMVFQEFALFPWRTAQANVEFGLEELGVPAAERARRAQQYIELAGLGGFAGKYPHQLSGGMRQRVGIARALAVDPAVLLMDEPFSALDAQTRQLMQEELLAIWERTRKTIIYVTHNIQEAVYMADRVIVLSRRPGRVLAEVPVELKRPRVEAMVAEPAFIQTTDRIWGLIKDQARQALVE; this is encoded by the coding sequence GTGAGGGTCCTGCTGGAGGGCCTGTCCAAGACGTACGCGGACCGCCACGGCCACCCGGTGGAAGCACTGCGCGAGGTGAGCGCGGCGGTGGAGTCGGAAGAGTTCGTGACGATCGTGGGCCCCTCCGGCTGCGGCAAGTCCACGCTGCTGCAGATCGTGGCCGGCCTGCTGGCGCCGAGCGGGGGGCGCGTGTACTTCGAGGGCGCGGCCACGGCGGGCCGGCTGATCACCGCGATGGTCTTCCAGGAGTTCGCCCTGTTCCCCTGGCGGACGGCGCAGGCGAACGTGGAGTTCGGGCTCGAGGAGCTGGGCGTGCCGGCGGCCGAGCGGGCGCGCCGGGCGCAGCAGTACATCGAGCTGGCCGGGCTCGGGGGGTTCGCGGGCAAGTACCCCCACCAGCTCTCGGGCGGCATGCGTCAGCGCGTGGGCATCGCGCGGGCCCTGGCGGTCGACCCGGCGGTGCTGCTGATGGACGAGCCCTTCTCCGCGCTCGACGCCCAGACCCGGCAGCTCATGCAGGAGGAACTGCTCGCCATCTGGGAGCGGACGCGGAAGACGATCATCTACGTCACGCACAACATCCAGGAGGCTGTCTACATGGCCGATCGGGTCATCGTGCTCTCGCGCCGCCCGGGGCGCGTGCTGGCGGAGGTGCCGGTGGAGCTGAAGCGGCCCCGGGTCGAAGCGATGGTTGCCGAGCCCGCCTTCATCCAGACCACCGACCGGATCTGGGGCCTCATCAAGGATCAGGCGCGGCAGGCGCTGGTGGAATGA
- a CDS encoding transporter substrate-binding domain-containing protein: MKRLLALLLTLAVVLGGAVPALAETTLEKISRTGTLTIGTRTGSPPFAFINKQNEWVGFSIDLVEQAVKPAIERKLGKPVKVEKKESTPPTRIPLLSSNAVDLIAGTMTDTRTRRESVDFSLTFFVTGAQFLVKKGSPIRGIDSIAGKRIAAQQGSTNARIIRERVPTAQLREFPDQPAAFQALAQGQVDAFTNDGIQLAGLVAKAPNPGEWAIVGDFFSYEPYGMAMRKNESDFRHLVNVGLMEAIESGKYFELYEKWFGPKGEVPYPLTADNKRFMTLQVVPK, encoded by the coding sequence ATGAAGCGACTGCTCGCGCTGCTCCTCACCCTCGCCGTCGTGCTCGGCGGCGCCGTGCCCGCGCTCGCCGAGACGACGCTCGAGAAGATCAGCCGCACCGGCACCCTGACCATCGGCACCCGCACCGGCTCGCCGCCGTTCGCCTTCATCAACAAGCAGAACGAGTGGGTGGGGTTCTCGATCGATCTCGTCGAGCAGGCGGTCAAGCCGGCGATCGAGCGGAAGCTCGGCAAGCCGGTCAAGGTCGAAAAGAAGGAGTCCACGCCGCCGACCCGCATCCCGCTGCTCTCCTCCAACGCCGTGGACCTCATTGCCGGCACCATGACCGACACCCGCACCCGGCGCGAGAGCGTGGACTTCAGCCTGACCTTCTTCGTCACCGGCGCCCAGTTCCTCGTCAAGAAGGGCAGCCCCATCAGGGGCATCGATTCCATCGCGGGCAAGCGCATCGCCGCCCAGCAGGGCTCGACCAACGCGCGGATCATCCGGGAGCGGGTGCCCACCGCGCAGCTCCGCGAGTTTCCCGACCAGCCGGCCGCCTTCCAGGCGCTGGCCCAGGGGCAGGTTGATGCCTTTACCAACGACGGAATCCAGCTGGCCGGGCTGGTCGCCAAGGCGCCCAACCCCGGGGAGTGGGCGATCGTGGGCGACTTCTTCTCCTACGAGCCCTACGGGATGGCCATGCGCAAGAACGAGTCGGACTTCCGCCACCTCGTGAACGTGGGGCTCATGGAGGCCATCGAGTCCGGCAAGTACTTCGAGCTCTACGAGAAATGGTTCGGGCCCAAGGGCGAGGTGCCCTATCCGCTGACGGCCGACAACAAGCGCTTCATGACCCTGCAGGTGGTGCCAAAGTAG
- a CDS encoding amino acid ABC transporter permease, which translates to MTYEFNWSVLWSGQSGGWLLQGLLTTLEISALAWLLAVALGILSGALRTVPWPPLRAAATCYVEFFRNVPLLVWMFFWYFGIPPLLPRGVQDWLFNHGAEFWAGTFALGVYHGARMSEVIRSGIQSIPRTQFEAAQAIGLSVWQAYRLVILPIALRLIVPPATNESLNLLKNSSVALTISVAELTFQTRQIETYTARAIEALTAGTLIYLVLCVSIAAVMTRLERRFAIPGLIARVGAG; encoded by the coding sequence TTGACGTACGAGTTCAACTGGAGCGTGCTCTGGAGCGGCCAGTCCGGCGGCTGGCTGCTCCAGGGCCTCCTCACCACGCTGGAGATCTCCGCGCTGGCCTGGCTGCTGGCGGTGGCGCTGGGGATCCTCTCCGGCGCGCTGCGCACGGTGCCGTGGCCGCCGCTCAGGGCGGCGGCGACGTGCTACGTGGAGTTCTTCCGCAACGTGCCGCTCCTGGTCTGGATGTTCTTCTGGTACTTCGGCATCCCGCCGCTCCTGCCCCGCGGCGTGCAGGACTGGCTCTTCAACCACGGCGCCGAGTTTTGGGCCGGCACGTTCGCGCTGGGCGTCTATCACGGCGCCCGGATGTCGGAGGTCATCCGCTCCGGCATCCAGTCGATCCCCCGGACCCAGTTCGAGGCCGCCCAGGCAATCGGGCTCAGCGTGTGGCAGGCCTACCGGCTCGTGATCCTGCCGATCGCCCTCCGCCTGATCGTGCCCCCGGCCACCAACGAGTCGCTGAACCTCTTGAAGAACTCCTCGGTGGCGCTGACGATCAGCGTGGCCGAGTTGACGTTCCAGACCCGGCAGATCGAGACCTACACCGCCAGGGCCATCGAGGCGCTGACCGCAGGCACGCTGATCTACCTGGTGCTGTGCGTCTCGATCGCAGCCGTCATGACGCGCCTGGAGCGCCGCTTCGCCATCCCCGGCCTGATCGCGCGGGTGGGAGCGGGCTAG
- a CDS encoding ABC transporter permease: MSAVTRITVQDRTGFLRRPDHRLLRLLALVGLVALWELLARIGWVPVLFLPSPLGVLREGWEMLVTGEILVHLGASLRRLVLGFAIGGGLGVVVGITVGFFAVAEAIGTPLIAATFPIPKIALLPLLILWLGLGEASKVAVIALGVFFPMAINTYTGVRQADPLLIRAAVAFGARRSGVIRKVILPSALPMIFAGLQLGAGTALLLLVAAEMIAVESGIGFLVLHAGNIMATTKLMVGIVLLSLLGVVSHWGLGRLERLAIPWRVG; the protein is encoded by the coding sequence ATGAGCGCAGTCACCCGTATCACCGTGCAGGACCGCACGGGGTTCCTCCGGCGCCCCGATCATCGGCTGCTGCGCCTGCTGGCCCTGGTGGGCCTGGTGGCGCTGTGGGAGCTGCTGGCGCGCATCGGCTGGGTGCCGGTGCTCTTCCTGCCCTCGCCCCTGGGCGTGCTGCGTGAGGGCTGGGAGATGCTCGTCACCGGCGAGATCCTCGTGCACCTCGGCGCGAGCCTCCGCCGCCTCGTCCTCGGATTCGCGATCGGGGGCGGGCTGGGGGTGGTCGTCGGGATCACGGTCGGCTTCTTCGCGGTGGCGGAGGCGATCGGCACCCCGTTGATCGCGGCGACGTTCCCCATTCCGAAGATCGCCCTGCTGCCGTTGCTGATCCTCTGGCTCGGCCTGGGCGAGGCCTCCAAGGTGGCAGTGATCGCCCTCGGCGTCTTCTTCCCGATGGCCATCAACACCTACACGGGCGTGCGCCAGGCCGACCCCCTCCTGATCCGGGCGGCCGTCGCCTTCGGCGCGCGGCGCTCGGGCGTGATCCGCAAGGTGATCCTGCCTTCGGCCCTGCCCATGATCTTTGCCGGGCTCCAGCTCGGCGCCGGCACCGCGCTGCTGCTGCTGGTCGCCGCCGAGATGATCGCCGTGGAGTCCGGCATCGGGTTCCTCGTGCTCCACGCCGGCAACATCATGGCGACGACGAAGCTCATGGTGGGGATCGTGCTGCTGTCGCTTCTGGGGGTGGTTTCCCACTGGGGCCTGGGCCGCCTGGAGCGCCTGGCGATCCCCTGGCGGGTGGGGTGA
- a CDS encoding PH domain-containing protein, with amino-acid sequence MSGQRAVTTNLDDFGTTLGARERWSTLAAVGLGVVGMTALGLVFTVRSGDVRWLFLSLPLTLVLFVVGRLAPTGYRLAADGVHVERRAGPKVIPYRVIRSVDRAPRPLRGLSLTASKGVFGRFGRFWNTTLGFYRLFVTNSDGVVWLETSDGWVGLSPDRPDDFVERLRGRLGR; translated from the coding sequence ATGAGCGGCCAAAGGGCCGTGACCACGAATCTCGACGACTTCGGCACCACGCTAGGCGCGCGCGAGCGATGGTCGACGCTGGCGGCCGTCGGGCTCGGCGTGGTCGGGATGACCGCCCTCGGGCTGGTCTTCACGGTCAGGAGCGGCGACGTGCGCTGGCTGTTTCTGAGCCTGCCGCTCACGCTGGTGCTCTTCGTGGTGGGACGGCTGGCGCCGACGGGCTATCGGCTGGCCGCGGACGGCGTCCACGTCGAGCGGCGCGCCGGCCCCAAGGTCATCCCGTATCGCGTCATCCGCTCCGTCGATCGTGCGCCGCGCCCCCTCCGCGGCCTCAGCCTGACCGCCTCCAAGGGCGTCTTCGGCCGCTTCGGGCGCTTCTGGAACACGACGCTCGGCTTCTATCGCCTCTTCGTCACCAACAGCGACGGCGTCGTCTGGCTCGAGACTTCCGACGGCTGGGTGGGGCTCTCGCCCGATCGCCCCGATGACTTCGTCGAGCGCCTGCGCGGGCGGCTGGGACGCTGA
- the accC gene encoding acetyl-CoA carboxylase biotin carboxylase subunit has protein sequence MKIAKVLVANRGEIAVRIIRACREAGIGAVAIFSEADRDALHVQMADEAYPIGPPPAVESYLAAEKIVGVAKAAGADAVHPGYGFLAENAAFAEACAEAGLTFIGPPPAAIRAMGDKTAARRIARELGVPLVPGTLEPVTGDEAARAAARKIGYPVMIKAALGGGGKGMRLVRREEDLAGALRLARGEAQSAFGDASIYLERALVEPRHIEVQVLADGQGRVIHLGERECSIQRRHQKLVEESPSPLADAALRERLGEAACRIAQAAAYVNAGTVEFLVDAERNFYFLEMNTRLQVEHPVTELVTGIDLVHEQLRIAGGEPLGYGQPDVRGRGVAIECRINAEDPFAGWLPSPGTIRGLRVPSGPWVRVDSGVYEGYPVPRFYDTLLAKLIVWGADRAAAIDRMARALAEYRVVGVRTTIPLLERIMAHPDFRAGRLSTGFLDRVMPDLGAGQGRHASIALIAAVLAQYERLGRGTLAAPPPSAWRQAARPGWRGRPE, from the coding sequence ATGAAGATCGCCAAGGTCCTGGTCGCCAACCGCGGGGAGATCGCCGTCCGGATCATCCGCGCCTGCCGCGAGGCCGGCATCGGAGCCGTGGCCATCTTCTCCGAGGCCGACCGTGATGCGCTGCACGTCCAGATGGCCGACGAGGCCTACCCGATCGGCCCCCCGCCGGCGGTGGAGAGCTACCTGGCTGCCGAGAAGATCGTCGGCGTGGCGAAGGCCGCGGGCGCCGACGCCGTCCATCCCGGCTACGGCTTTCTCGCCGAGAACGCGGCCTTCGCCGAGGCCTGCGCGGAGGCCGGGCTGACCTTCATCGGCCCGCCTCCGGCGGCGATCCGGGCGATGGGCGACAAGACGGCCGCACGGCGGATCGCGCGCGAGCTGGGCGTGCCGCTGGTGCCGGGGACGCTCGAGCCCGTGACCGGCGACGAGGCGGCGCGGGCGGCGGCGCGGAAGATCGGCTACCCCGTCATGATCAAGGCCGCGCTGGGCGGGGGCGGCAAGGGGATGCGGCTGGTGCGCCGCGAGGAGGACCTGGCGGGCGCGCTCCGGCTGGCGCGGGGAGAGGCGCAGAGCGCCTTCGGCGACGCCTCGATCTATCTCGAGCGCGCCCTCGTCGAGCCGCGCCACATCGAGGTGCAGGTGCTCGCCGACGGGCAGGGCCGCGTGATCCACCTCGGCGAGCGCGAGTGCTCCATCCAGCGGCGCCACCAGAAGCTGGTGGAGGAGAGCCCCTCGCCCTTGGCCGACGCCGCGTTGCGCGAGCGCCTGGGCGAGGCGGCCTGCCGCATCGCCCAGGCGGCAGCCTACGTCAACGCCGGCACCGTGGAGTTCCTCGTGGACGCCGAGCGCAACTTCTATTTCCTGGAGATGAACACGCGGCTCCAGGTGGAGCATCCGGTGACCGAGCTGGTGACGGGCATCGACCTCGTGCACGAGCAGCTCCGTATCGCCGGCGGCGAGCCCCTCGGCTACGGCCAGCCCGACGTCCGGGGGCGGGGCGTCGCCATCGAGTGCCGCATCAACGCCGAGGACCCGTTCGCCGGCTGGCTGCCCTCCCCGGGAACGATTCGGGGACTGCGAGTCCCGTCGGGGCCCTGGGTGCGCGTGGACTCGGGCGTGTACGAGGGCTACCCGGTGCCGCGCTTCTACGATACGTTGCTGGCCAAGCTCATCGTCTGGGGCGCCGACCGGGCCGCCGCGATCGACCGCATGGCGCGGGCGCTCGCCGAGTACAGGGTCGTCGGCGTGCGCACCACCATTCCCCTGCTCGAGCGGATCATGGCGCATCCGGACTTCCGAGCTGGGCGGCTCTCGACGGGCTTCCTCGACCGCGTCATGCCCGATCTCGGCGCCGGGCAGGGCCGCCACGCGTCCATCGCGCTCATCGCGGCGGTGCTCGCGCAGTACGAGCGCCTGGGCCGCGGGACGCTGGCGGCGCCGCCCCCCAGCGCCTGGCGACAGGCGGCGCGGCCGGGCTGGCGGGGGCGCCCCGAATGA
- a CDS encoding amino acid ABC transporter ATP-binding protein, with the protein MAEPAIAFRRVNKFFGRLRVLKDIDLVVAAGEVVVVCGPSGSGKSTLIRCVNALERVQSGEIVVLGESVTNAGANLTRLRTQVGMVFQSFNLFPHMTVLENIMLAPRKVRGLARAEVEKTARALLERVGIPDKADSYPANLSGGQQQRVAIARALAMHPKIMLFDEPTSALDPEMINEVLEVMTDLARDGMTMIVVTHEMGFARRVARRIVFMDGGAVVEEAAPEAFFASPQSDRARQFLSKILSH; encoded by the coding sequence ATGGCCGAGCCGGCGATCGCGTTCCGACGGGTCAACAAGTTCTTCGGCCGGCTCCGCGTGCTGAAGGACATCGACCTGGTGGTCGCCGCCGGCGAAGTGGTCGTCGTCTGCGGTCCGTCGGGCTCGGGCAAGAGCACGCTGATCCGCTGTGTCAACGCGCTGGAGCGGGTCCAGAGCGGCGAGATCGTGGTCCTGGGCGAGTCGGTGACGAACGCCGGCGCCAACCTGACGCGGCTGCGGACGCAGGTGGGGATGGTCTTCCAGTCGTTCAATCTGTTCCCCCACATGACCGTGCTCGAGAACATCATGCTGGCCCCGCGCAAGGTCCGGGGGCTGGCGCGGGCGGAGGTCGAGAAGACCGCGCGCGCCCTGCTGGAGCGGGTGGGCATCCCCGACAAGGCGGACAGCTACCCGGCCAACCTCTCGGGCGGGCAGCAGCAGCGCGTCGCCATCGCCCGGGCGCTGGCCATGCACCCCAAGATCATGCTGTTCGATGAGCCGACCTCCGCGCTGGACCCGGAGATGATCAACGAGGTCCTGGAGGTGATGACCGACCTGGCCCGGGACGGGATGACCATGATAGTGGTCACCCACGAGATGGGGTTCGCGCGCCGGGTGGCCCGCCGGATCGTGTTCATGGACGGGGGCGCGGTGGTGGAGGAGGCCGCCCCGGAGGCGTTCTTCGCCAGCCCCCAGTCGGACCGCGCCCGGCAGTTCCTGTCCAAGATCCTCTCACACTGA
- a CDS encoding FAD-binding protein produces MTRVAVIGGGGAAIRACHAAAVRGARVTLISKGTAAASGCTLAVDSKIEFSVVNWPMPDPDTASTYAADLQAIGCGLKRPERLRLFAERSVDEIGLLERHGVPLKDAGRSRRVQLAGSSYPRGIVCPPRFGARVLQALWAATRRDRVIPNLFAAGDVADSVQGADRINGSGIMEALVFGALGGAGAAEARATTRKAPAMPAAYGRRSPHPSGRLLEWRRRLASVMDEVLVVRDRQRLSRLEPMLSDNLRELEDGGLVGETPATTRLLHELRSTLTTALLVVRASRRREQDLGLFLTTRSR; encoded by the coding sequence GTGACCCGCGTCGCCGTCATCGGTGGGGGCGGGGCGGCGATCCGGGCCTGCCACGCCGCCGCCGTGCGCGGCGCCCGGGTGACGCTGATCTCGAAAGGGACGGCCGCGGCGTCGGGCTGTACACTGGCCGTCGACTCGAAGATCGAGTTCTCGGTGGTGAACTGGCCGATGCCCGACCCCGACACCGCGTCGACCTACGCCGCCGATCTCCAGGCGATCGGGTGCGGGCTCAAGCGCCCCGAGCGGCTGCGGCTGTTCGCCGAGCGGTCGGTCGACGAGATCGGCCTGCTCGAGCGGCATGGCGTGCCGCTCAAGGACGCCGGGCGCTCCCGCCGCGTCCAGCTCGCCGGCTCGAGCTATCCGCGCGGCATCGTCTGCCCGCCGCGGTTCGGCGCGCGCGTGTTGCAGGCGCTGTGGGCGGCGACCCGGCGCGACCGCGTGATCCCCAACCTCTTCGCGGCAGGTGACGTCGCCGACAGCGTGCAGGGGGCGGATCGCATCAACGGCTCCGGCATCATGGAAGCGCTGGTCTTCGGCGCCCTCGGCGGCGCCGGCGCTGCCGAGGCAAGGGCTACCACGAGGAAGGCGCCGGCGATGCCCGCGGCGTATGGGCGCCGGTCGCCCCATCCGAGCGGGCGTCTGCTAGAGTGGCGGCGCCGGCTGGCCTCGGTGATGGACGAGGTGCTCGTGGTGCGCGACCGCCAACGCCTGAGCCGTCTCGAGCCGATGCTGAGCGACAATCTCCGGGAACTGGAGGACGGAGGGCTCGTCGGAGAGACTCCGGCGACGACGCGGCTGCTCCATGAGCTCAGGTCGACCCTGACGACCGCCCTCCTGGTCGTGCGCGCGTCGCGGCGCCGCGAGCAGGACCTGGGCCTGTTCCTCACGACTCGAAGCCGATGA